In one window of Limisphaera ngatamarikiensis DNA:
- a CDS encoding prolyl oligopeptidase family serine peptidase, which yields MCPTNTDLPSTRSHTPPTPPDTRAIKFLALVLLLVLGSPSRPSPLMAQVQRPDPFEPPPARCDAPPVTAPPDRFFEMISNRLALANPSHRHRTADDTHPTGRANPGRPTQNELQQELALYRTFYRKYLDIHGLPVVAHADVADLALQRTYEIVTHMLAGRPDILHTMVTQQMYLIIIGKHQRYTDMPEYRHHPDPDFINERVRGTGGNPTSFGEENLLSLPIDRYDDESIAVHEFAHTIDAALRHLDPAWPDRLRAAYENARSRRLWHLTYAETNPAEYWAELVQCYFDCNRTNNWNHGPIGTREALRAHDPIGYQLVHETLRLPPHQDWRYRWLQPLPAVTTPPRIGPWKQLDPWYTEFTWAREFPILARSARDEALLHANHTLRRMFAYRHDILKALIQDGLKLVILAPTETLADLPEFRNHPQTPTADPSNRSPGFYPQQKLLVVHEENVLANPHQPGQTDNQIVAIFAEALHRVAGTRPVLTNFRPSQQYELRVKRLDETFDQRLTQLHRQALAQGRWQNSPAARNPSAYWVAGVLAYFDAAGARNHSTDPLPKTREQLQQYDPDLYSLVHETMAFEGRPDWRYEPWSPPAANTSPPQRAGTPRIYRARFQPHWFDQNRQFWYRNDLPGNRREFILVHAEQGRREPAFDHQAVARQMGPDTDPERLPIEELQFSEDGRSVLLIGRTRAWRLDRLNGTLTPEPTPPPVSGDLTPEQRPRPSRRTGPETEIVFVNQLDQPVRIFWLDEDGRRQPYGTLEPGARRTQHTYSGHVWLLTDTEERPLAVFEATDTPATAVLDRESLSRRRTTTRAPRPPAGRSSPTAGERVESPDGRFTAFVRNHNIHLQRPDGSQVTLTSDGSPNHTYTHLSWSPDGRVLLAWRMQPVETGEVYLIRSSPAEGGRARLERRPYALPGDPFPKYEPHLFHIDTGQRLQPAVDPFEHQWLRPRVYWNRAGTRFSWLQIDRGHQRLRVIEVDAQTGSVRNLIEERSQTFIWTAHTESLDLNLVTWLEKTDELLYVSERDGWRHLYLVDMETANMHQITQGPWIVRGIQFIDEDNRQIWFSAGGKNPDQDPYYLHFYRVNFDGTGLVALTEANGTHQVQFSPDRRFLIDTWSRIDHPPVTELRRASDGRLVRVLEQADITELSAAGWTAPIPFVAKGRDGQTDIYGVIHPPRPLDPHRKYPILESIYAGPQGFFVPKAFSPTDRFAWLTEAGFVVVQIDGMGTAHRSKAFHDVCYKNLKDAGLPDRILWIQAAARQYPWMDLDRVGVFGHSAGGQNAAAAVLFHGDFYKAAVASCGCHDNRLDKASWNEQWMGYMPADQIWQNSPDNWYARSSNIENAHRLQGKLLLMVGELDTNVPPENTLRFVDALIRADKDFEFLLLPNTGHSMGGAYGQRRIRDFFLRHLGGPQPAAPPAAVTPDAS from the coding sequence ATGTGCCCGACAAATACCGATCTCCCGTCCACCCGGTCCCACACTCCACCAACGCCCCCGGACACCAGGGCCATCAAATTCCTCGCCCTCGTCTTGTTGCTGGTCCTGGGCTCACCATCCAGACCCTCACCCCTGATGGCGCAGGTTCAGCGCCCCGATCCCTTCGAACCACCACCCGCCCGGTGCGACGCACCTCCCGTAACCGCACCACCTGACCGCTTCTTCGAAATGATTTCAAACCGGCTGGCCCTGGCCAACCCCTCGCACCGCCACAGGACAGCCGACGACACCCATCCCACAGGCCGGGCAAACCCCGGCCGGCCAACTCAAAACGAGCTCCAGCAGGAACTCGCCCTCTACCGCACCTTTTACCGCAAGTACCTTGACATCCATGGATTGCCCGTGGTGGCACACGCGGACGTCGCGGACCTGGCCCTCCAACGAACCTACGAAATCGTCACCCACATGCTTGCCGGCCGCCCCGACATCCTCCACACGATGGTCACCCAGCAAATGTACCTCATCATCATTGGCAAGCACCAGCGCTATACCGACATGCCCGAGTACCGACACCATCCCGACCCCGACTTCATCAACGAACGCGTTCGCGGCACCGGAGGTAATCCAACCAGCTTCGGCGAGGAAAACCTCCTCAGCCTGCCCATTGACCGCTACGACGACGAGAGCATCGCCGTCCACGAGTTCGCCCACACCATCGACGCCGCGCTCCGGCACCTCGACCCCGCGTGGCCGGACCGGTTGCGAGCGGCCTACGAAAACGCCCGCTCGCGCCGTCTCTGGCATCTGACCTATGCGGAAACAAACCCCGCCGAGTACTGGGCCGAGCTCGTCCAATGCTACTTCGATTGCAACCGCACCAATAACTGGAACCACGGCCCCATAGGTACCCGGGAGGCCCTTCGCGCCCACGACCCCATCGGCTACCAGCTCGTCCACGAAACCCTTCGCCTACCGCCGCACCAGGACTGGCGCTATCGCTGGCTCCAGCCCCTGCCGGCAGTCACCACTCCACCCCGGATCGGTCCTTGGAAACAACTCGACCCGTGGTACACCGAGTTCACCTGGGCCCGCGAGTTCCCCATCCTGGCCCGCTCCGCCCGCGACGAGGCCCTCCTCCATGCCAACCACACCCTCCGCCGCATGTTCGCCTACCGGCACGACATCCTCAAAGCCCTCATCCAGGACGGCCTGAAACTGGTGATCCTTGCCCCCACCGAAACTCTGGCCGATTTGCCGGAGTTCCGAAACCACCCGCAGACTCCAACCGCCGACCCCTCCAACCGCAGTCCCGGTTTCTACCCGCAACAAAAACTCCTCGTTGTCCACGAGGAAAACGTCCTGGCCAACCCCCACCAGCCCGGCCAGACCGACAACCAAATCGTGGCCATCTTCGCCGAGGCCCTCCACCGCGTGGCAGGTACCCGCCCCGTCCTGACCAACTTCCGTCCCTCCCAACAATACGAACTGCGGGTCAAGCGGCTCGACGAAACCTTCGACCAGCGGCTGACCCAACTGCACCGGCAAGCCCTGGCGCAAGGTCGCTGGCAAAACTCCCCGGCCGCCCGAAACCCATCCGCCTACTGGGTCGCCGGCGTGCTCGCCTACTTCGATGCCGCCGGCGCACGCAACCACTCCACTGACCCCCTCCCCAAAACCCGTGAGCAGCTCCAACAGTACGACCCCGACCTGTACAGCCTCGTCCACGAAACCATGGCCTTCGAAGGTCGGCCCGACTGGCGCTACGAACCCTGGTCGCCCCCCGCCGCCAACACCTCCCCGCCCCAACGTGCAGGCACCCCAAGGATCTACCGCGCCCGCTTCCAGCCCCACTGGTTCGATCAAAACCGTCAGTTCTGGTACCGCAACGACCTCCCCGGCAACCGCCGCGAGTTCATCCTCGTCCACGCCGAACAGGGACGGCGCGAACCCGCGTTTGATCACCAGGCCGTCGCACGACAAATGGGCCCCGACACCGACCCCGAACGTCTACCCATCGAGGAGCTGCAGTTCTCCGAGGACGGCCGATCCGTCCTGCTCATCGGCCGTACCCGGGCCTGGCGGCTGGACCGCCTCAACGGCACCCTCACACCGGAACCGACCCCGCCACCCGTCTCGGGCGACCTCACACCCGAACAGCGTCCCCGACCCTCCCGCAGGACCGGTCCGGAAACCGAAATCGTCTTCGTCAACCAGCTCGATCAACCGGTCCGGATCTTCTGGCTGGACGAAGACGGCCGCCGGCAACCCTACGGCACCCTCGAACCCGGCGCACGACGCACCCAGCACACCTACAGCGGCCACGTCTGGCTCCTCACCGACACCGAGGAACGTCCCCTAGCCGTCTTCGAAGCCACGGACACACCCGCCACCGCCGTTCTGGACCGTGAATCGCTCAGCCGCCGTAGAACCACCACCCGCGCCCCACGCCCGCCCGCAGGCCGCTCCAGCCCGACCGCCGGTGAACGCGTCGAATCTCCCGACGGCCGGTTCACCGCCTTCGTCCGCAACCACAACATCCATCTCCAACGCCCCGACGGCTCCCAGGTGACCCTCACCTCCGACGGATCCCCCAACCACACCTACACTCACCTCTCCTGGTCGCCGGACGGCCGCGTGTTGCTGGCCTGGCGCATGCAACCCGTCGAAACCGGGGAGGTCTACCTCATCCGCTCTTCACCGGCCGAGGGCGGCCGGGCCCGGTTGGAACGCCGACCCTACGCCCTGCCCGGCGACCCCTTCCCCAAATACGAACCCCACCTCTTCCACATCGACACCGGTCAGAGACTCCAACCGGCTGTCGACCCCTTCGAACACCAGTGGCTGCGCCCCCGCGTCTACTGGAACCGCGCCGGCACACGCTTCAGCTGGCTCCAGATCGACCGCGGCCACCAACGCCTCCGCGTCATCGAAGTGGACGCCCAAACCGGCAGCGTCCGCAACCTCATCGAAGAACGCAGCCAGACCTTCATCTGGACCGCCCACACCGAATCCCTCGACCTCAACCTCGTCACCTGGCTCGAAAAAACCGACGAACTGCTCTACGTCTCCGAACGCGACGGTTGGCGCCACCTCTACCTCGTGGACATGGAAACTGCAAACATGCACCAAATTACCCAGGGTCCCTGGATCGTCCGCGGCATCCAGTTCATCGATGAAGACAACCGCCAAATCTGGTTCAGCGCCGGCGGCAAAAACCCGGATCAGGACCCCTACTACCTCCACTTCTACCGCGTCAACTTCGACGGCACAGGCCTCGTCGCCCTCACAGAAGCCAACGGTACCCACCAGGTCCAGTTCTCCCCGGACCGACGCTTTCTGATCGACACCTGGTCGCGCATCGATCACCCGCCCGTCACCGAACTCCGCCGCGCCTCCGATGGACGGCTCGTCCGCGTGCTGGAACAGGCCGATATTACCGAGCTGTCGGCAGCCGGTTGGACAGCCCCCATCCCCTTCGTCGCCAAGGGACGCGACGGCCAAACCGATATCTACGGCGTCATCCACCCACCCCGACCCCTCGATCCCCACCGCAAATACCCCATCCTCGAAAGCATCTACGCAGGGCCCCAGGGCTTCTTTGTCCCCAAAGCCTTCAGTCCCACCGACCGCTTCGCCTGGTTGACCGAGGCCGGCTTCGTCGTCGTCCAAATCGATGGCATGGGCACGGCCCACCGCTCCAAGGCCTTCCACGACGTCTGCTACAAAAACCTCAAGGACGCCGGATTGCCCGACCGCATCCTGTGGATCCAGGCCGCCGCCCGACAATATCCCTGGATGGACCTCGACCGTGTGGGCGTGTTCGGACACTCCGCCGGCGGCCAGAACGCCGCCGCAGCCGTCCTGTTCCACGGCGACTTCTACAAGGCAGCAGTCGCCTCTTGCGGCTGCCATGACAACCGCCTCGACAAGGCCTCTTGGAACGAACAGTGGATGGGTTACATGCCGGCAGACCAGATCTGGCAAAACAGCCCCGACAATTGGTACGCCCGCTCCTCCAACATCGAAAATGCCCACCGCCTCCAGGGCAAGCTCCTCCTCATGGTGGGCGAACTCGACACCAACGTCCCGCCCGAAAACACCCTCCGGTTCGTCGACGCCCTGATCCGGGCCGACAAGGACTTCGAATTTCTTCTGCTGCCCAACACCGGCCACTCCATGGGCGGCGCCTACGGTCAACGCCGCATCCGTGACTTCTTCCTCCGTCACCTCGGCGGCCCCCAACCCGCCGCCCCGCCGGCCGCCGTCACCCCGGACGCCTCCTGA
- a CDS encoding DUF5695 domain-containing protein, producing MQVQSEPNRSSLPEAPKGKWLTSLWFGGCLAATWLTAQTPDNTATHANPAANISASRPDHSTAGPPMALDLQQGWLQTNTADLELRLTKAGQILISLRPRGSTFDFLPSDQLEFRARPGFHHWCDIILRVRPAGESNWTEWSSARAARVVHALESSPGAIAVADLDPSLPSDFPVSIRRTWAVDQGHLVLRFDLRNRANETVEIGGLALPAVFNNLIHNFVTRRARSLEETHETCVFFDPYPGCDAGYVQVTRLNGEGPALLVIPWGQTSFEAWQPLREPARPMQTFEGTFAWTVHSRAWTEQEWSPAEPWNPPTSIMLAPGETRSYGLRFVPAGDIRDLDAALMRAGRPVAVGVPGYILPMDLEGQLFLHYGQKVREIKADPPGAIEVIPFQPPSAGWQAWRLKGRHWGRARLTVTYDDGLRQTIHYYVIKPMPDVVADLGRFLFTRQWFEDANDPFGRSPSVMSYDRETDRILTQENRVWIAGLSDEGGAGSWIAAACKLFAQPDPDQVQKFERFVNEVLWGRLQYSEGDLQYGVRKSLFYYTTNDIPGFTYDPALDWRSWTSWSEQEARSVGRGYNYPHVVIAYWTLYRLARYHPGLVQSHPWEWFLDQAWQTVMFLTSRTPEGRARVGYVNWGLMQGSVFVELLRDLQREGWADKANAMEQRMRQRAERWARQPYPFGSEMAWDSTGQEEVYLWCKYFGFDRQARTTLQAILGYMPTLPHWGYNGSARRYWDFLYAGKIRRIERQLHHYGSGLNAIPVLHAYREHPADLYLLRVGYGGALGPLSNVDPEGFASAAFHSFPDSLRWDPYTGDYGLNFFGHVMTIGTYVARHPDWGWIAFGGEILASEPVLRVRPRDSLRQRFFLAPEALWLTLDAGRFDTVEYDPGNGRVRIALAPAEPFTPAAHLRIETTAPGATRRYQPATALPVVRGAFQISLSKDVTQIDLIPEDR from the coding sequence ATGCAAGTACAATCGGAACCCAACCGAAGCTCCCTGCCGGAGGCGCCGAAAGGAAAATGGCTTACCAGTCTCTGGTTCGGCGGTTGCCTCGCAGCCACGTGGTTGACCGCACAGACCCCCGACAACACCGCCACCCATGCCAACCCCGCGGCCAACATCTCCGCGTCCCGGCCGGACCACTCCACAGCAGGCCCACCCATGGCCCTGGACCTCCAACAGGGCTGGCTTCAAACGAACACCGCCGACCTCGAACTCCGGCTTACGAAGGCCGGGCAGATTCTGATCTCGCTCCGTCCCCGCGGCAGCACGTTCGATTTCCTCCCATCCGACCAGCTCGAATTTCGGGCCCGGCCCGGCTTTCATCACTGGTGCGACATCATCCTCCGAGTGCGCCCGGCCGGCGAGAGCAACTGGACCGAGTGGTCCTCCGCCCGGGCCGCCCGCGTAGTGCATGCACTGGAGTCGTCACCCGGCGCCATCGCCGTGGCCGACCTGGATCCCTCGTTGCCAAGCGATTTCCCGGTTTCAATACGCCGCACGTGGGCCGTGGATCAGGGTCACCTGGTGCTGCGTTTCGATCTGCGCAATCGCGCCAACGAAACGGTGGAAATCGGCGGTTTGGCCCTCCCCGCGGTGTTCAACAACCTGATCCACAATTTCGTGACCCGTCGGGCGCGTTCCCTCGAAGAAACCCATGAAACCTGCGTGTTTTTCGACCCTTACCCCGGCTGCGACGCCGGCTATGTCCAGGTCACCCGGCTGAACGGGGAGGGGCCCGCCCTCCTGGTGATTCCCTGGGGCCAAACGTCGTTCGAAGCTTGGCAACCCCTGCGCGAGCCGGCACGACCCATGCAAACCTTCGAGGGCACGTTCGCATGGACCGTCCACAGCCGCGCATGGACCGAGCAGGAATGGAGCCCGGCCGAACCGTGGAACCCGCCCACGTCCATAATGCTGGCGCCCGGCGAAACGCGCTCTTACGGCCTGCGATTCGTCCCCGCCGGCGACATCCGCGACCTGGACGCCGCACTGATGCGTGCCGGCCGACCGGTGGCCGTGGGTGTGCCGGGTTACATCCTGCCCATGGACCTCGAAGGGCAACTGTTCCTCCACTACGGCCAGAAAGTGCGGGAAATCAAAGCAGATCCACCTGGGGCCATCGAGGTCATCCCATTCCAGCCTCCCTCGGCCGGGTGGCAGGCCTGGCGGCTGAAAGGTCGCCACTGGGGTCGGGCACGACTCACCGTGACCTATGACGACGGCCTCCGCCAAACGATCCACTATTACGTCATCAAGCCCATGCCCGACGTGGTGGCCGACCTGGGCCGTTTCCTCTTCACGCGCCAGTGGTTCGAGGACGCGAACGATCCATTCGGCCGCAGCCCGTCCGTGATGTCCTACGACCGTGAAACCGACCGCATCCTCACCCAGGAAAATCGCGTCTGGATCGCAGGTCTCAGTGACGAGGGCGGGGCAGGTTCGTGGATCGCCGCTGCTTGCAAACTGTTCGCCCAGCCGGACCCGGATCAGGTGCAAAAGTTCGAACGGTTCGTCAATGAAGTGCTGTGGGGCCGGCTCCAGTACAGCGAGGGCGATCTGCAGTACGGCGTGCGCAAGAGCCTCTTCTACTACACGACCAACGACATCCCCGGTTTCACCTACGATCCCGCCCTCGACTGGCGCTCCTGGACCAGTTGGTCCGAACAGGAAGCCCGCAGCGTGGGCCGTGGATACAACTACCCGCACGTCGTCATCGCCTACTGGACCCTCTACCGCCTGGCCCGATACCATCCCGGGCTGGTCCAGTCGCATCCGTGGGAATGGTTCCTCGACCAGGCATGGCAGACGGTCATGTTTCTCACTTCGCGGACCCCCGAAGGCCGCGCCCGGGTCGGCTACGTGAACTGGGGCCTGATGCAGGGCAGCGTGTTTGTCGAGCTGTTGCGGGACCTGCAACGGGAGGGCTGGGCGGACAAGGCCAACGCCATGGAACAACGCATGCGCCAACGCGCCGAACGCTGGGCGCGACAACCCTATCCCTTCGGCAGCGAAATGGCATGGGACTCAACCGGTCAGGAGGAGGTCTACCTGTGGTGCAAGTACTTCGGCTTTGACCGACAGGCCCGCACAACCTTGCAAGCCATCCTGGGTTATATGCCCACCCTCCCCCACTGGGGCTACAACGGCTCGGCCCGGCGCTATTGGGACTTTCTCTACGCCGGCAAAATCCGCCGCATCGAGCGACAACTCCATCACTACGGTTCGGGTCTCAACGCCATCCCGGTCCTGCACGCCTACCGGGAACACCCCGCAGACCTTTACCTCCTTCGCGTGGGTTACGGCGGTGCCCTGGGCCCCTTGTCCAATGTGGATCCGGAAGGATTCGCCTCGGCCGCATTTCATTCCTTCCCGGACTCCCTCCGCTGGGACCCCTACACCGGCGATTACGGCCTCAATTTCTTCGGCCACGTCATGACCATCGGGACCTACGTGGCCCGGCACCCGGACTGGGGATGGATCGCCTTCGGCGGGGAGATCCTCGCATCCGAGCCCGTCCTGCGTGTCCGTCCCCGAGACTCCCTCCGTCAAAGGTTCTTCCTTGCCCCCGAGGCCCTTTGGTTGACCCTCGACGCCGGACGGTTCGACACCGTCGAGTACGATCCCGGCAATGGCCGCGTCCGAATCGCCCTGGCTCCGGCCGAGCCCTTCACACCCGCTGCCCACCTGCGCATCGAAACCACCGCGCCCGGCGCAACCCGCCGCTATCAGCCGGCCACAGCCCTGCCGGTCGTCCGCGGCGCATTCCAAATTTCCCTGAGCAAGGACGTCACCCAAATCGATCTCATCCCCGAAGACCGCTAA
- a CDS encoding iron-containing alcohol dehydrogenase: protein MAGEEGGALLAWEFVSPPRILFGAGVRRELPAVARAYGRRPLVVTGRSHQRVKDLLQALESAGLQPVRFGVCGEPEVATVRQAVGLARQEGCDLVIGVGGGSALDTAKAVAGLVPRAGEVEEFLEVVGQARPLPGPGLPFLAVPTTAGTGAEVTRNAVLAVPEHRVKVSFRSPYLVARAALVDPELTMGCPPAVTAAAGLDALTQLLEAWVSPRANFFTDACCAEGLPRVARSLRRAWSDGTDAQARADLSWSALLSGLALSNAGLGAVHGLAGPIGGAVPAPHGAVCGILVAPVTEANVRALRRRASGHPALERYARAACWLTGRSDAAAEDGVAWLYELAQSLQMPRLSRYGFTAGLIPEVVEKALRANSMKTNPIPLTADELSAVLEAVI from the coding sequence ATGGCAGGAGAGGAAGGTGGCGCCTTGTTGGCGTGGGAATTTGTGAGCCCGCCGCGGATTTTGTTTGGGGCGGGTGTACGTCGCGAGTTGCCGGCCGTGGCGCGGGCGTACGGGCGGCGACCCCTGGTGGTCACGGGCCGGAGCCACCAGCGTGTGAAGGACCTGTTGCAGGCGCTGGAGTCAGCCGGCCTCCAACCGGTGCGATTCGGCGTGTGCGGCGAACCCGAGGTGGCCACGGTACGACAGGCTGTGGGTCTGGCCCGCCAGGAAGGGTGCGATCTGGTGATTGGTGTGGGCGGCGGAAGCGCGCTGGACACTGCCAAGGCGGTGGCCGGTCTGGTGCCGCGGGCGGGCGAGGTGGAGGAGTTTTTGGAGGTGGTGGGGCAGGCACGGCCCTTGCCGGGTCCGGGTCTGCCATTTCTGGCGGTACCAACCACGGCCGGTACGGGCGCCGAGGTCACCCGCAATGCCGTGTTGGCCGTGCCGGAGCACCGGGTCAAGGTCAGCTTCCGCAGTCCGTATCTGGTGGCCCGCGCCGCGTTGGTGGATCCGGAGCTCACGATGGGCTGTCCGCCGGCCGTGACGGCCGCGGCCGGTCTGGATGCCCTGACCCAACTGTTGGAGGCGTGGGTTTCGCCGCGAGCCAACTTTTTCACGGACGCTTGTTGTGCCGAGGGATTGCCGCGGGTGGCGCGCAGCCTGCGACGCGCCTGGTCGGACGGGACGGACGCACAAGCGCGGGCGGACCTGTCGTGGTCGGCGCTGTTGAGCGGGTTGGCGCTGAGCAACGCGGGTCTCGGCGCGGTTCATGGTCTGGCCGGGCCCATTGGCGGTGCGGTCCCCGCGCCGCACGGTGCCGTATGCGGGATCCTGGTGGCGCCGGTGACGGAGGCGAACGTGCGAGCCCTGCGCCGCCGGGCCTCCGGGCATCCGGCCCTGGAGCGGTACGCCCGGGCGGCCTGCTGGTTAACCGGCCGATCGGATGCCGCGGCAGAGGACGGCGTGGCCTGGTTGTATGAGCTGGCGCAGTCGCTGCAGATGCCGCGACTGTCCCGGTACGGTTTCACAGCCGGGTTGATCCCCGAGGTGGTCGAGAAGGCCCTTCGCGCCAACAGCATGAAGACGAACCCGATCCCGCTCACCGCGGATGAGCTGAGCGCCGTGTTGGAAGCTGTGATCTGA